One window of Phycisphaeraceae bacterium genomic DNA carries:
- a CDS encoding lamin tail domain-containing protein has product MRRQTYTVKALLCATMLITPIVCAQQHTKLNIEFPHPLITEVLFAVPTGLEGDANRDGVRDATGDEYVEIVNPHDKPISLKGYEISDWNAQFEESDAGWIVKLPDLTLEPGERAIIFNGLHQKWDGPVGDPAVAPKAKNEALGDAYVINSQNTSNYVGLNNTRDCVVLKDTGGTMIHVIAWEDAGKKKDDDKGIIESLTIPASCFVETIKPVRRQSVERKHRDSPLVPHGDRDGLPCSPGQWPAPAK; this is encoded by the coding sequence GTGAGAAGACAGACATATACGGTGAAGGCGTTATTGTGCGCAACAATGCTTATTACGCCGATAGTGTGCGCACAACAACACACAAAGCTCAACATCGAGTTCCCGCATCCACTCATTACAGAGGTGCTCTTTGCAGTGCCGACGGGGCTGGAGGGCGATGCAAATCGTGATGGTGTGCGAGACGCAACAGGTGATGAGTACGTTGAGATCGTGAACCCGCATGACAAACCTATTTCACTGAAGGGGTACGAGATCTCGGACTGGAACGCGCAGTTCGAGGAATCGGACGCGGGGTGGATCGTCAAGCTTCCGGATCTGACGCTCGAACCCGGTGAGCGAGCCATCATCTTTAACGGGCTTCACCAGAAATGGGACGGGCCGGTGGGTGATCCTGCAGTCGCACCGAAGGCAAAGAATGAGGCGCTCGGCGATGCATATGTCATCAACTCGCAGAACACATCGAACTACGTTGGACTCAACAACACACGCGATTGCGTTGTGCTGAAGGACACCGGTGGCACCATGATCCACGTCATCGCGTGGGAAGACGCTGGGAAGAAGAAGGACGACGACAAGGGCATCATCGAGAGTCTGACCATCCCGGCATCGTGCTTCGTTGAGACCATCAAACCGGTCCGTCGGCAGAGCGTGGAACGCAAACACAGGGACAGCCCGCTTGTGCCCCATGGTGACAGAGACGGGCTACCATGCTCGCCCGGGCAGTGGCCCGCACCCGCGAAGTAG
- a CDS encoding PQQ-binding-like beta-propeller repeat protein, with amino-acid sequence MKTISRLTVVAALATLAGTATADDIFVAGASGNIYRADASATFDLFVQTSQEVTSITFIDDVLYAGTTAGNVMQYELATGALVGSFNVLEPITALTAAGTDLFVGTESDKIIKYDMTTGTQIGSLQHINDVNALTAHNGNIIIGGIDTFVYSMPQSMSQPQLLTVCGGQVTCAAATGDTLLLGTLQGRVYSVNSNTGTYYNIFNMANVQHGIDIVNGEALTTGAGTDLVTFNVSSGAQTGTIAAPEAAMTISVLDLCEADWNGDGSLDIFDYVEYGNSYSSNEPRADLDHNGSLNVFDYIAFGNLYAAGCK; translated from the coding sequence ATGAAGACCATTTCCAGACTCACTGTTGTCGCTGCACTTGCAACGCTCGCTGGAACAGCAACCGCAGATGATATCTTTGTCGCTGGCGCATCGGGCAACATTTATCGTGCCGACGCCTCAGCTACATTCGATCTGTTCGTGCAGACATCCCAGGAAGTCACCTCGATCACGTTCATCGACGATGTGCTCTATGCAGGCACGACCGCTGGCAATGTCATGCAGTACGAACTCGCCACAGGAGCGCTCGTTGGCTCGTTCAATGTACTCGAACCCATCACCGCGCTGACAGCAGCCGGCACAGATCTGTTCGTTGGCACCGAGTCAGACAAGATCATCAAGTACGACATGACAACAGGTACCCAGATCGGATCGCTCCAGCACATCAACGATGTCAACGCACTGACAGCGCACAACGGGAACATCATCATCGGCGGTATCGACACTTTCGTGTATTCCATGCCGCAGTCAATGTCGCAGCCCCAACTGCTCACCGTCTGTGGCGGGCAGGTGACCTGTGCCGCAGCAACTGGTGACACGCTCCTCCTCGGCACACTGCAGGGTCGCGTCTATTCGGTCAACTCAAACACCGGCACGTATTACAACATCTTCAACATGGCCAATGTGCAGCACGGCATCGACATCGTGAACGGGGAAGCTCTTACCACTGGTGCGGGAACCGATCTGGTCACATTCAATGTCTCCTCTGGCGCACAAACAGGCACGATCGCAGCACCGGAAGCAGCGATGACCATCTCCGTGCTCGACCTGTGCGAAGCAGACTGGAACGGCGACGGCTCGCTCGATATCTTCGATTACGTCGAGTACGGCAACTCGTACTCAAGCAACGAGCCCCGCGCAGACCTTGATCACAACGGCTCACTCAACGTGTTTGACTACATCGCGTTCGGCAATCTGTACGCAGCTGGTTGCAAGTAA
- the nuoE gene encoding NADH-quinone oxidoreductase subunit NuoE: MAWITKNSGTMQIERRSEPYLTSAMRDELTNVYLPRYETTLAALLPALRMVQHEYAWIPFQAMEEIASFLKVAPSQVLDCASFYEEFWLKPRGRHIIAVCRSIACEICDHEKVTNAVREHLGIEVGETTDDDMFTLIEIECIGACGGAPSMLVDETLYENVTADQIPQIVAKAKQSGH; this comes from the coding sequence ATGGCATGGATCACGAAGAACTCGGGCACGATGCAGATCGAGCGCAGGTCAGAGCCCTACCTCACCAGCGCAATGAGGGACGAACTGACCAATGTCTATCTGCCACGGTACGAGACAACGCTCGCTGCGCTACTCCCCGCGCTGCGGATGGTCCAGCACGAGTACGCGTGGATTCCGTTCCAGGCGATGGAAGAGATCGCGAGCTTTCTGAAGGTCGCACCATCGCAGGTGCTCGACTGCGCAAGCTTCTACGAGGAGTTCTGGCTCAAACCCCGTGGCAGGCACATCATCGCGGTGTGCCGATCGATCGCGTGCGAGATCTGCGACCACGAAAAGGTCACCAACGCGGTGCGCGAGCATCTGGGCATCGAGGTCGGCGAGACCACCGACGACGACATGTTCACACTCATTGAGATCGAGTGCATCGGCGCGTGCGGCGGCGCACCATCAATGCTGGTCGATGAGACACTCTACGAGAACGTGACCGCTGACCAGATCCCGCAGATCGTTGCAAAGGCAAAGCAGAGCGGGCACTGA
- a CDS encoding VCBS repeat-containing protein has translation MSRFREIGATTFSALCCFHAAGQCIEPLFGARHISIPYQPTSVTAADVDNDGNADLIVACGLANRLLVLQGQGDGTVYESGSYTLGSGSTGQGPQVVIAVDINDDGLADLITANRSSADITVLKNLGFGVFDSPHTVAVGGSPWSVESGDVNNDGHVDLVVAQGTDTSGSVTVLVNTGAGNFGTPVTYSGDVGTTYAMLDDINGDGFDDLVSVSSVQDRVRVRVNNGSGVFSQQTTWDIGDSLYFVDTADFNDDGIVDIATAGELGLYVSHGLFGTGLFAAPVQVPGFGYATVADLNNDSLPDLSSVGVEINFNNQGAGFLAQKTYLAGDNQLSMVAVDLNNDGWKDIVTADFDDVGLSVLMGKGDGVFTGVTKCCEDLLIGGKLHVVDINSDGLLDIVTSRTDPWGVVVKYATDELTYGTELFIPTSQVSYMDTGDIDSDGDIDVVVSLVDEGRVGVLKNTDGVLAFDDSYPLINGIKDIRPSLISIADYNNDGLPDVSTIASFEDTFYVLENAGDGTLLFPTTYPVTRPNSLQSFDVDNDGDIDAVITPNANLPLAVFKNDGNGSFSAFSGTALPGVFGVCTPLDLDNDGDIDLVGPRYEGANLYSVVAVLNDGTGFFEPYQQVIVGPRMFWIAAGDLNGDGWTDVAFAYQEVEKSIGFILNDGTGSLAQLSKTSYGDMTSILTIADLNNDGADDIVVRKDGLWLFYNNCPHECKADCDGSGVLSIFDYICFGNAYANQDPYADCDGNGSLSIFDYICFGNAYSTGCP, from the coding sequence ATGTCAAGGTTTCGAGAGATTGGTGCAACGACGTTCTCGGCTCTTTGCTGCTTTCATGCTGCTGGGCAGTGTATCGAGCCTCTCTTTGGCGCAAGACATATTTCAATCCCGTATCAACCCACATCGGTGACTGCGGCTGATGTAGACAATGATGGCAATGCAGATCTGATTGTCGCGTGCGGTCTTGCGAACCGGCTGCTTGTGCTGCAGGGGCAGGGCGATGGCACGGTCTATGAGTCGGGCAGTTATACGCTTGGCTCTGGTTCGACCGGGCAGGGGCCGCAGGTTGTTATTGCGGTTGATATCAATGACGATGGTCTCGCTGATCTGATCACAGCGAACAGATCAAGTGCCGACATCACAGTACTGAAGAATCTCGGGTTTGGTGTCTTTGATTCTCCGCACACGGTTGCGGTTGGTGGTAGCCCGTGGTCGGTCGAAAGTGGCGATGTCAATAACGACGGGCACGTAGATCTTGTTGTTGCACAAGGCACAGATACGTCCGGCTCTGTGACCGTGCTTGTGAACACAGGCGCGGGCAACTTTGGTACGCCGGTGACGTACTCTGGCGATGTTGGTACAACATATGCAATGCTTGATGACATCAACGGCGATGGCTTTGATGACCTTGTTTCGGTGAGTTCGGTACAGGATCGAGTACGAGTTCGTGTCAATAACGGCAGCGGCGTGTTTTCCCAGCAGACCACCTGGGACATCGGCGACAGTCTCTACTTTGTTGACACCGCGGATTTCAATGATGATGGCATAGTTGATATTGCAACAGCGGGTGAGCTGGGTCTGTACGTGAGCCATGGCCTCTTTGGCACCGGGTTATTTGCAGCTCCTGTGCAGGTGCCGGGTTTTGGGTATGCGACCGTTGCTGATCTGAATAATGACAGTCTGCCCGATCTGAGCTCTGTTGGGGTCGAGATCAACTTCAACAATCAGGGCGCGGGATTCCTGGCGCAAAAAACATACCTTGCTGGTGACAATCAACTCTCAATGGTTGCGGTCGATCTGAACAACGACGGGTGGAAGGACATCGTAACCGCGGATTTCGATGATGTTGGTCTGAGCGTGCTGATGGGCAAGGGCGATGGAGTGTTCACGGGTGTGACAAAGTGCTGTGAAGATCTTCTCATTGGCGGAAAGCTGCACGTTGTGGACATAAACAGTGATGGTCTTCTTGATATTGTAACGAGTCGGACAGATCCCTGGGGTGTTGTGGTGAAGTATGCAACCGATGAGTTAACATATGGAACGGAGTTGTTCATCCCAACATCTCAGGTATCCTATATGGATACAGGCGATATTGATAGTGACGGAGATATCGATGTTGTTGTCTCGCTTGTGGATGAAGGCCGAGTTGGTGTGTTGAAAAACACAGACGGAGTTCTTGCCTTTGATGACTCATATCCTTTGATTAATGGCATCAAGGATATACGTCCTTCACTGATTAGTATTGCAGACTACAATAATGACGGCTTACCAGATGTTTCAACGATTGCATCATTCGAGGACACATTTTATGTGCTGGAAAATGCGGGTGATGGAACACTGCTGTTTCCCACCACATATCCTGTGACACGCCCCAACTCACTCCAATCCTTTGATGTTGATAACGATGGCGACATTGATGCAGTAATCACCCCCAACGCAAACTTGCCGCTTGCTGTTTTTAAGAATGATGGCAACGGAAGTTTCAGTGCGTTTTCAGGAACGGCTTTGCCTGGTGTGTTTGGGGTGTGTACGCCGCTCGACCTTGACAACGATGGGGATATTGATTTAGTTGGCCCAAGATATGAAGGGGCTAACCTGTATTCAGTTGTTGCAGTACTGAATGATGGCACAGGCTTCTTTGAACCGTATCAGCAAGTCATCGTAGGGCCTCGCATGTTTTGGATAGCTGCTGGTGATCTTAATGGGGATGGCTGGACTGACGTGGCATTTGCATATCAAGAAGTTGAAAAGAGTATTGGTTTCATTCTAAATGACGGTACGGGGTCGCTAGCACAGCTTTCAAAGACTAGCTATGGTGATATGACTTCGATCTTGACTATCGCCGATCTAAACAATGATGGTGCCGATGATATTGTGGTTCGTAAAGACGGTTTGTGGCTTTTCTACAACAACTGCCCGCATGAATGCAAAGCCGATTGCGATGGAAGTGGAGTTCTCAGCATCTTCGACTACATCTGCTTCGGCAATGCGTATGCGAATCAGGATCCGTACGCCGACTGCGACGGCAATGGCAGTTTGAGCATATTTGATTACATCTGCTTTGGCAATGCGTATAGCACCGGGTGTCCTTAA
- a CDS encoding helix-turn-helix transcriptional regulator, whose amino-acid sequence MRNERITTRDVRECTRIIGECVENGADARSWLDHALDAMRDMVHAQVAIGGNMQHFSPDRKPIPLGSIRKGWATKRDEKSWQEYTSVMPVTRTPEFDQLARFTGPIVTRRRNQLWDERVWYNSVTFNEFHKAAGIDDYIISIAAVREMNLFNSIWLHRPVGAQPFTRRDAWLIQFIHASLGEMIGKSIASALEPGTNGLTPRQKDTLDCLLDGDSEKQVAYRLGLSPTTVHEYVVALYRHFGVSSRGELLARFVGRARPRFPDDESAN is encoded by the coding sequence ATGCGGAACGAGCGCATCACAACTCGCGACGTGCGTGAATGCACAAGAATCATCGGCGAATGCGTCGAGAACGGGGCTGATGCGCGCTCATGGCTGGACCACGCACTCGACGCGATGCGGGACATGGTCCATGCACAGGTTGCCATTGGCGGCAACATGCAGCACTTCTCGCCGGATCGCAAACCCATCCCCCTCGGGTCGATCCGCAAGGGGTGGGCAACAAAGCGCGATGAGAAATCATGGCAGGAGTACACCTCTGTCATGCCGGTCACACGAACGCCCGAGTTTGATCAACTCGCTCGATTCACCGGACCCATTGTCACCCGAAGGCGCAACCAGCTCTGGGATGAGCGCGTGTGGTACAACTCTGTCACATTCAACGAGTTCCACAAGGCAGCTGGCATCGACGATTACATCATCTCCATCGCTGCGGTACGCGAGATGAACCTGTTCAACTCCATCTGGCTACACAGACCCGTCGGCGCGCAGCCGTTCACCCGGCGCGATGCCTGGCTCATCCAGTTCATCCACGCATCGCTCGGCGAAATGATCGGAAAGTCCATCGCGTCAGCTCTTGAGCCCGGCACCAACGGACTCACGCCGCGACAGAAGGACACGCTCGACTGCCTGCTCGATGGTGACTCCGAGAAGCAGGTGGCATATAGACTTGGACTCTCACCCACCACAGTGCATGAGTATGTGGTGGCGCTCTACCGTCACTTTGGTGTGTCCAGCCGGGGCGAACTGCTCGCGCGTTTCGTTGGCAGAGCACGCCCTCGTTTCCCCGATGATGAGTCAGCCAACTGA
- a CDS encoding type II secretion system protein yields the protein MYRRASIASRAFTLIELLVVISIIAVLISLTLPALGKARETARRLKCMVNQKSIGTAFQYYMDEQSGGMLPYILPLQTSVRQPNGSQNDASMLELLEQYLGVPAPKKGEDGLYKVTDPYKCPSDADGHPANGEPNSVWATFGTSYNYVPGELMMFSEIVFNLRDPRRPVTKAIEEAGRFPLLQDYADWHPGNAHGPGKCACFFGDMSADWSIEPTSEQAEKILANIARFGGVGFGG from the coding sequence ATGTATCGTCGAGCAAGCATCGCATCTCGTGCGTTCACACTCATTGAACTGCTGGTCGTGATTTCCATCATTGCGGTGCTGATCAGTCTGACCCTTCCGGCGCTCGGGAAGGCGCGCGAGACCGCGCGCAGACTCAAGTGCATGGTGAACCAGAAGAGCATTGGGACCGCGTTCCAGTATTACATGGATGAGCAGTCAGGCGGTATGCTTCCTTACATTCTTCCACTCCAGACATCGGTCAGGCAACCCAATGGCTCGCAGAACGACGCATCGATGCTGGAGCTGCTTGAGCAGTATCTTGGTGTTCCTGCGCCAAAGAAGGGTGAAGATGGCCTGTACAAGGTGACAGATCCGTACAAGTGCCCGTCCGATGCTGATGGTCATCCAGCAAACGGTGAGCCGAACTCGGTGTGGGCCACATTCGGCACGAGTTATAACTATGTGCCGGGAGAGCTGATGATGTTCTCCGAGATTGTGTTCAATCTGCGCGATCCGCGCAGGCCAGTGACAAAGGCGATCGAGGAAGCGGGCAGATTCCCGTTGCTGCAGGACTATGCGGACTGGCACCCGGGCAACGCGCACGGGCCTGGTAAGTGCGCGTGTTTCTTCGGTGATATGAGCGCGGACTGGAGCATCGAACCAACCAGTGAACAGGCAGAGAAGATTCTCGCCAACATTGCACGCTTTGGTGGTGTGGGATTCGGCGGATAA
- a CDS encoding PqqD family peptide modification chaperone yields MVTQTMWETAPEPTFSDLWYRTADLRPRISPHVRITRQHQGPEIAYIAEDPATSQYVRLSESAYFFLGMLDGRRTVDEAWEAACEQLGQHAPTQHECIRALASMQMFGLLIGDAPLAPDMIAERRARSRKSRLQRRTGNWMFYSIPVHNPDPWLSKVAPALRLIYSKWMLVIWCGLMAIALALVLNNVDRVFDGLNGVLRLDRNVFFMATIAFLLLRAIHELGHASACKAMGGRCTEIGLLLIGGILPLPYCDASSSWRFPETHKRVVVAAAGMMVEMFFAALATIVWATTSDAMVASFAYHVMLVASVTTILFNVNPLLRYDGYYMLSDLAGTPNLANRSRDLWKFLTERYLLGLKGIQPPRVRDAAEAWLMGVYGALSIPYRIFIGVMIIVVVSNQFLTVGIVLALVLFIMMLVVPVLKGIGYMVGSPKLVGRRARAFAIVGSILGGAGVLLGLVPAPASGYATGTVQPRTKSPVRVQEAGFVTQLLATPGSYVTKGQPLLQIENPDAATELAMTQARLERAEAELDAARRKSATEYERALRVHEQLSARVRRYQDRVASFTVVAAEDGRFISAEGQDRTLADSVGRYVTPGMLVGWVVTEDSVVVRAYVPDHNYAHIFSEHESLERASFRVRGSAAETHFGEIVRRVPAGEYSVAEESLTTINGGSVQTDPSDPRGKRTLESYFVVEIVPDDAGISVYPGQRARIRFALQPEPLGLQWWRTLHRYFGSRLGKPPVDAS; encoded by the coding sequence GTGGTAACGCAAACAATGTGGGAAACTGCTCCAGAACCAACCTTTTCAGATCTGTGGTATCGCACAGCAGACCTCCGTCCGCGCATCAGTCCGCACGTGCGCATTACGCGCCAGCATCAGGGACCTGAGATCGCGTATATTGCTGAGGATCCCGCGACGAGCCAGTACGTTCGTCTGAGTGAATCGGCATATTTCTTTCTTGGCATGCTCGACGGCAGACGCACGGTGGATGAGGCGTGGGAAGCCGCGTGCGAGCAACTCGGGCAGCACGCGCCGACACAGCATGAGTGCATCCGTGCGCTCGCATCGATGCAGATGTTCGGGCTGTTGATCGGTGATGCGCCGCTTGCGCCGGACATGATCGCCGAACGACGCGCACGATCGCGCAAGTCACGGTTGCAGCGGCGGACCGGCAACTGGATGTTCTACTCCATCCCTGTGCATAATCCGGATCCGTGGCTCAGCAAAGTTGCGCCCGCACTTCGGCTTATCTACTCAAAGTGGATGCTTGTGATCTGGTGCGGACTTATGGCAATCGCACTGGCGCTCGTATTGAATAATGTCGATCGCGTCTTCGACGGGCTTAACGGCGTGCTTCGTCTTGATAGAAACGTGTTCTTTATGGCGACGATTGCATTTCTGCTGCTGCGCGCGATCCACGAACTCGGACACGCCTCCGCGTGTAAAGCGATGGGTGGCCGATGCACCGAGATTGGGCTGCTGCTGATTGGCGGCATTCTTCCGCTGCCGTATTGCGATGCCTCAAGCTCGTGGCGATTCCCGGAAACACACAAGCGTGTGGTGGTCGCTGCTGCTGGCATGATGGTCGAGATGTTCTTTGCTGCTCTGGCAACGATTGTGTGGGCGACGACTTCTGATGCGATGGTTGCGTCGTTTGCGTACCACGTCATGCTGGTCGCAAGTGTCACAACTATTCTCTTTAACGTGAACCCGCTGTTGCGATATGACGGGTACTACATGCTCTCGGATCTGGCGGGCACTCCGAATCTTGCGAACCGGTCAAGGGACTTGTGGAAGTTCCTGACAGAGCGGTACCTGCTCGGGCTCAAGGGCATCCAGCCGCCGCGCGTGCGCGATGCTGCAGAAGCGTGGCTGATGGGCGTATACGGTGCGCTCTCGATTCCGTATCGCATTTTCATCGGCGTCATGATCATTGTTGTTGTGTCGAACCAGTTTCTGACAGTGGGCATTGTGCTCGCTCTCGTGCTGTTCATCATGATGCTCGTGGTACCGGTGCTCAAGGGCATCGGGTACATGGTGGGTTCGCCAAAGCTCGTCGGTCGGCGTGCTCGCGCATTTGCGATTGTGGGCTCGATCCTTGGCGGTGCGGGCGTGCTGCTCGGGCTTGTTCCAGCGCCAGCTTCGGGGTATGCGACGGGGACGGTGCAGCCGAGAACAAAGTCACCGGTGCGTGTGCAGGAGGCGGGGTTTGTCACACAACTCCTTGCAACACCCGGTTCGTACGTGACAAAGGGTCAGCCGCTGTTGCAGATCGAGAATCCGGACGCGGCAACTGAGCTTGCAATGACACAGGCAAGACTGGAGCGTGCGGAGGCGGAGCTTGACGCGGCTCGTCGCAAGTCAGCAACCGAATATGAACGTGCGTTGCGTGTCCACGAGCAGCTTTCGGCTCGCGTGCGACGCTATCAGGATCGTGTTGCATCCTTTACTGTTGTTGCAGCGGAGGACGGCAGGTTCATCAGTGCCGAAGGACAGGATCGCACGCTGGCCGACAGCGTTGGTCGGTACGTCACGCCTGGAATGCTGGTGGGATGGGTTGTTACAGAAGACAGCGTTGTCGTGCGAGCCTATGTGCCGGACCATAACTACGCGCACATTTTTTCCGAGCACGAATCGCTTGAGCGCGCATCATTCCGGGTGCGTGGCAGCGCAGCAGAAACCCACTTCGGCGAGATTGTGCGTCGTGTGCCGGCGGGCGAGTACAGTGTCGCCGAAGAGTCCCTCACAACGATCAATGGCGGAAGTGTGCAGACAGATCCCTCCGATCCCCGGGGGAAGCGCACGTTGGAGTCATACTTTGTTGTCGAGATCGTGCCCGATGACGCGGGTATCTCGGTGTACCCCGGACAACGCGCACGCATCAGGTTTGCGCTACAACCCGAACCGCTGGGATTGCAGTGGTGGCGGACGCTGCATCGATATTTCGGCTCACGCCTTGGCAAGCCGCCAGTGGATGCTTCCTGA
- a CDS encoding efflux RND transporter periplasmic adaptor subunit, translating to MTQSQPETTPASGSQIARTQHAPAPLRGGSARADRFAAFLSDLLRFQCATVGSLGGVIYLLPTPQRAGGIAARAVTPGVPADLATSLDNALQTESPLRARLIDIARAASTEGNDISTGVVERVALPARATGLYQNTDTAHAIACPLVAGGKREGTVVLLLPQDVRDPNAALRLLQLTCARFETYVWQQQALGETEHKLKLRETLELLDTANQGRDTSSMGALMCEEIRRRFGCTRVSIGLVRNDRMRMVAVSGSDDVDRHAAAAEAIELTMEECADQDAEIAYPVPEEVEHDPSQRRITRAAERLSLSFGPSAVLSLPLRVEGDLIGVMVLEREARDPFPAGAIPLLRLVAEFVGPALWTRRLADRGIAAVARDRTTELMRAAVGPRHTIAKIIATTALLAAVVLALPIVPKRVPAKTEIAPSVSRTIVPPFVGHLADVLVSPGDRVEAGQVIAHMDVADLESERTQLESRLAGAQTDLEASRSDRNFARERVVSSEINEMRANLARTQLMLDRAEIVSPISGVVARGDLEPYVGARVEPTQPLMEIVQEQISADMRVDERQINSVRVGQHAALTVKARPGSRVELVITKMRPIAEPANGANMYLLEAEPVDPPDWLLPGMSGTSKVRVTDENDRTVRTNGWSILVGPLIDRARMWLWW from the coding sequence ATGACGCAGTCGCAGCCAGAGACAACCCCAGCTTCCGGTTCGCAGATTGCACGGACCCAGCATGCACCAGCGCCATTGCGTGGCGGGTCTGCGCGGGCGGATCGATTCGCAGCCTTTCTCAGCGATCTTCTCAGATTCCAGTGCGCCACAGTGGGGAGTCTCGGTGGTGTGATATATCTCCTGCCGACACCACAGCGCGCAGGCGGCATCGCTGCACGCGCAGTGACTCCTGGCGTTCCTGCGGATCTTGCAACCTCACTGGATAATGCACTGCAGACCGAGTCACCCCTTCGTGCAAGACTGATCGATATTGCGCGTGCAGCATCCACAGAGGGCAACGACATTTCAACGGGTGTTGTCGAGCGCGTCGCGCTTCCAGCACGTGCAACGGGTTTATACCAAAACACAGATACTGCGCATGCCATCGCATGCCCGCTCGTTGCTGGCGGAAAGCGCGAGGGCACGGTTGTGCTTCTTCTGCCGCAGGATGTGCGCGACCCAAACGCAGCACTCCGTTTGCTGCAACTGACGTGCGCCCGATTTGAAACCTATGTCTGGCAGCAGCAGGCCCTCGGCGAGACCGAGCACAAGCTCAAGCTGCGAGAGACACTTGAACTGCTCGATACCGCGAACCAGGGACGCGACACATCGTCCATGGGCGCGCTCATGTGTGAGGAGATTCGCAGGCGTTTCGGCTGCACGCGTGTTTCGATCGGTCTGGTCAGGAACGACCGCATGCGCATGGTGGCTGTATCTGGATCGGACGATGTTGATCGACATGCAGCCGCTGCCGAAGCAATCGAGCTGACCATGGAGGAGTGCGCCGATCAGGATGCAGAGATCGCCTACCCCGTCCCCGAAGAGGTTGAGCACGATCCGTCACAGCGGCGCATCACTCGCGCAGCGGAACGTCTGAGCCTGTCCTTCGGGCCCAGTGCGGTGTTGAGCCTTCCGCTGCGTGTCGAGGGTGATCTGATTGGTGTGATGGTGCTGGAGCGCGAAGCACGCGATCCGTTCCCGGCTGGTGCGATTCCGTTGCTGCGTCTCGTGGCCGAGTTTGTCGGTCCGGCGTTGTGGACACGCAGGCTTGCTGATCGTGGCATTGCTGCTGTTGCGCGTGATCGCACCACCGAGTTGATGCGCGCCGCAGTTGGTCCGAGACATACTATTGCAAAGATCATTGCGACGACAGCGCTGCTTGCTGCGGTTGTGCTGGCACTGCCGATTGTTCCAAAGCGCGTGCCTGCAAAGACAGAGATTGCGCCGAGCGTCTCACGGACCATCGTGCCGCCGTTTGTCGGGCATCTTGCGGATGTGCTTGTGTCGCCCGGCGATCGCGTTGAAGCGGGGCAGGTTATTGCGCACATGGATGTTGCAGATCTTGAGTCAGAGCGCACCCAGCTTGAATCGCGTCTAGCTGGCGCGCAGACGGATCTGGAAGCGTCCCGGTCCGACCGTAACTTCGCACGGGAGCGTGTGGTATCGTCTGAGATCAACGAAATGCGAGCAAATCTCGCTCGCACGCAGCTTATGCTTGATCGGGCCGAGATCGTGTCGCCGATCTCTGGTGTTGTCGCGCGAGGTGACCTTGAGCCGTATGTTGGCGCACGAGTTGAACCGACGCAGCCGCTCATGGAGATTGTGCAGGAGCAGATCTCAGCGGATATGCGTGTGGATGAACGCCAGATTAACTCGGTGCGTGTCGGCCAGCATGCAGCGTTGACAGTCAAGGCACGCCCCGGCTCGCGGGTAGAACTTGTGATTACAAAGATGCGTCCGATTGCAGAGCCCGCGAACGGTGCAAACATGTATCTGCTTGAGGCGGAACCGGTGGATCCTCCGGACTGGCTGCTTCCCGGAATGTCAGGCACATCGAAGGTCCGGGTCACAGACGAGAACGATCGCACCGTCCGCACGAACGGGTGGTCCATTCTGGTTGGCCCGCTCATTGATCGCGCACGCATGTGGCTGTGGTGGTAA
- a CDS encoding DUF3467 domain-containing protein translates to MADEQNQRQVQVRIDESKMQVHYANTVRTSTTADEVVLDFGLNVPMQGPDNQPVMMFGVASRTVMNWQGAKRLAMSLAQVVRQYEERFGEISLQGPVPVSAGSND, encoded by the coding sequence ATGGCAGATGAACAGAACCAGCGTCAGGTCCAGGTGCGCATCGACGAGTCGAAAATGCAGGTGCACTACGCCAACACCGTTCGCACATCGACCACCGCAGACGAGGTCGTCCTCGATTTCGGGCTCAACGTGCCGATGCAGGGCCCAGACAATCAGCCCGTGATGATGTTCGGCGTTGCCAGCCGCACTGTCATGAACTGGCAGGGCGCAAAGCGCCTCGCGATGAGCCTCGCTCAGGTTGTTCGTCAGTATGAGGAACGATTCGGCGAGATCAGCCTGCAGGGGCCGGTGCCGGTTAGCGCTGGCAGCAACGACTGA